In Lolium rigidum isolate FL_2022 chromosome 3, APGP_CSIRO_Lrig_0.1, whole genome shotgun sequence, the genomic window cttagCACTATAGCCAGCCTTATAATCGGAGTCTAGACACAACAAGAAGATCCTAGTAGGAGTATTATGAAAGGCCTAACTGTCCTGTTTATGTGTGCCGAATTTTAATTTCCAGGCCTAACTGTCCTGTTTACTTGtgccaaattttaattttttggcCTAACTGTCCTGCTTACGTGTGCCAAATTTTAATTTTCTTTAGATATTTGCGCACTAGTAGATTTTAATTTTATTTAGGCGTGTGTGCCGAGTCGTGTGTGCCACTCAATGACCGGGCCGTTAGAGCAACTGAATTACCACTAAAAAGAagttgttgaaagtgacaccagaGTATGTGTTAGCATACACCGGAAGAAGGGACCCTGATGTCCATTGCCGAGCACGAACGGTCCCTCGGTCTCCTTTCCTCTAACGCTCGAACGCACAAGCTATATTACCTGAATCATTCTCTCAATTCTTTGATTTTCGATCTTCCAACTCCTTGAAGCCGCAAATCCCCAGCCAGATCCCGGATTGGAGCAGCACGGCGGATCCCGGATTGGCGCGCGCCACCAGGGACACCGGGGCGGACACCCCGCGTGCTAACAGCAGCACCGTGGGGACGCGCgctcgactcccgccgccgccgaggacccCCCCAGCTCGCGTCGCTTCCCGGTGACCGTTGCCGTCATGGCGAAAAAAGTGGTGCTCGTCCTGTAGTTTCACCATGCTCACAATCCGTTCGACGAAATGGCCCTTGTCATTCCTGGGCGTGGCCGGCGCCCTTGTGATCCTCGTCACCGCCGTCCATGTGTTCATGGTGCCaatccttccttcttccttggatTTCTCCGGTGCTCGCCGTGGCATCGACCGGCCGAGGAATGTGCTTCCAGGCGTTGAGATTGTGGACTCACGCCTCATGGGTCAGTTCCCTGCTGATTCTTATGGAGCGGTGACGTTCCGTGGCGCGCCGTGGAAGGCCGAGATTGGGAGATGGCTCGCTGGTTGCCATGCTGGCTCATCGACTGTCGATATTACTGAAGTGTGCACATAGCTTTGTCATTGATTGTTTCACTCTGATTTAGCTTGCTTTGGGTTAATTTGTTGTTCTTTCTGGACAGGTTGTAGGTGCAAAGAGGTGCGAGAAAGACTGCAGTGGACATGGTGTGTGCAACTATGACCTGGGGGAATGCAGATGCTTCCATGGATATGCTGGTTAGTCTTACTTTGTCAGGCACTAGTGGAGGTTCCCTAGGACCAAAGGGGGCCATGCCCCCCGTACCCCAGAAAAATGCTCAATCATACAAATTATACATATCTCACTAACCGTACATGGTTTTTACACTTTAGGTCGCGCCTAGGCGATAGAGTGCCCCTACCGTATACATTTGCATGGGGACTTATGTAACAAAAGACTGTACAATACTACAATCCCCAGTATATAGCTTTAGCTTTGAAAGTATCCTGAACTGCAAAAGATTAAGTACACGACATGTCATCGATGCATGATTCTATTTATGTGGTATTATGTTTCAAATGTTTAATCTGTTCTGGTGCTGTGGCGGCAAGTTAGTTCAGATAGGAGATTCATGTAAGGGGTCCTGGAATAGATTAGAGTTGCGGCCCACCAGCCAGGTTGCAGGGACCTAGAGACCAACTCCGATTCAGTAAGGAGCAGTCAAGGCTTGAGGACTAGCCCAGCCGTAGGAAATATAGGGTAAGTTAGGAAATACAATCCATGGCCTTGTCAAGTTAGAGTCCTAGTACTACTAGTTCTTTTTTTTTACATGCCTAGTACTACTAGTTAATCAAGTCTTCGGCGATTCTACAAAACCATGCCCATTGTATAATTCTTATCAGGCAATATACGAAATTCTCTCACTGCCCTATATGCTCTCCCGATCCAGTCTACTTGCTGATTCCCCAATCTCTTCCTGCCGCCTCGACCATAGCGCCTACCCAATACCGCCAGTACAACCTCAGGAGTAAAGGACACAACATCTTTTGTGACCATTATCCGATATGATGTAATGGGGAATGAACTAGTGCATTAATAAACTGTAGACCATTTTTGTTAGATGGTTATTCTCTTAGTTATCTACCTTTCGTGGATTATAAGCACTTAATGGCATGTTCGTTTTATTAGTGCTACTTTACAAAAAGTAGCttttttgtttcaaaataaaGGAGCATATATATTAGGTGCTATGGCAGACGGGGTCGTATTGATTTGCAACACTTCTTTTGTTTATCAAGTGACCACATATATGGCTTGGTTGATACAGGGAAAGGATGTGAGGAGGTTCTGAAGTTGGAGTGCAACCTCCCAAGTTCCCCAGAATGGCCTGTAGGACGATGGATAGTTTCCATATGTCCAGCTCAGTGTGACACAACGAGGACAATGTGCTTTTGTGGACCAGGAACAAAATACCCAGATCGCCCTCTGGCAGAAGCTTGTGGCTTCAAAACAATGTAAGAGTATCATATACACTAATTTTGATTCTTTATTATGCTTCAGAATTAGTACCATGATATTGTAGTATTACTGAGCATCTTTAGTTTATCCTTCTAGCTCTCCCGCAAAACCTGGTGACCCGAAGCTTACCAATTGGAAAACACCTGATCCAGATGTATTCACAACAAATAGCAGTAAACTGGGATGGTGTAATGTGGACCCTGAGGATGCATATTCTTCCAAAGTGAATTTTAAACAAGAATGTGATTGCAAATATGACGGACTCTGGGGTCAGTTTTGTGAGACACATGTTGAATGCAGTTGTATTAACCAGTGTTCCGGACATGGACACTGCCGTGGTGGTTTCTGTCAGGTATGTCTCGTGCAAATCTTTTCGGTAAAAGCCATGAAATTTCTGCAACAAGCTGTTCTGTATGCATAACCTATGATCTAATTAAAGATTTCTTTCAGTGTGACAGTGGATATTTTGGGATTGATTGCAGTGTCCCATCGGCTTATTCAATTGCATATGACTGGCCCTTATGGCTCAGACCACCAGTGAATTCGTCAGACCCAAAAAACTTAAGCCATATCCCCATCAATGTCAGTGCTGTTGTTCAGAAAAAAAGGCCACTTATATATGTGTACGATTTGCCAGCTGAGTTTGACAGTCATCTTCTTGAAGTAAGTCTTGACCATAGGTTTTACTCCTTATTTTCTTCTCTTAATAGAGCTTTGCTGAAGCTTTAACGTTTCATGATATATTTTATTGCAGGGACGGCATTACAAGTTAGAGTGTGTGAACAGAATATATGATGAGAAGAACAGAACTATATGGACGCGGCAACTGTATGGGGCTCAGGTTTGCTAACCTAGTCAACTAGCAGATATGATAAATGTTGGTAGCTCCATGTTGATACTAACATCAATCCGGTTTACAAGGGCACAAGAAGATCTGACACATGTTTTATTTTTCATACAGATAGCACTCTACGAGAGCATTCTTGCTAGCCCTCACCGCACACTGAATGGGGATGAAGCTGATTATTTCTATGTGCCGGTTCTTGACTCATGTCTAATAACTAGATCCGATGATGCCCCACACCTGCTGATGCCGGTAACCATTATCATCCAGATGTTGTACTTTGGTTGTTGATATTCTTCTTCAGTACTTGAGTTCTAATTTTAGGAGGACCTGCGCCTGAGGAGTTACCATACTCTGGAGTACTACAGAATGGCTTATGATCACATAGCACAGCGGTACCCTTACTGGAACCGCACTTCTGGAAGAGACCATATTTGGGTGGGTATTTACATGAAATATAGCAAATGGTCCTTGCATAGCCAATCATCCATACTTTCAACTTACAAAAAAACAGTTCTTTTCATGGGATGAAGGTGCCTGCTATGCTCCAAAAGAGATCTGGAACAGCATGATGCTTGTCCACTGGGGGAATACTAACACAAAGCATGAAAATTCTACGACTGCTTATTGGGCTGATAACTGGGATGATATTCCTCTGGATAGAAGAGGCGATCATCCATGTTTTGATCCGACAAAGGATCTCGTGCTTCCAGCATGGAAGGACCCTGACCCAGCAGCTATCTGGCTAAAACTATGGGAAAGGTTTGTATGAACCTATAGATGTACGTTTTAACTACTTCAAGGTTTACACCCTGACAGTGCAAGCTCTTGCAGGCCAAGGAGCAACCGTAGAACACTTTTTTATTTCAATGGTAATCTAGGATCAGCCTATGAACAGGGCCGCCCTGAAGACACGTACGTATCTACATGTATGTCTGTCTATGTATGTGACCAAATTGTTTCTTGATTTTCTTCCACTGTATAACAGGTATAGCATGGGGATTCGGCAAAAGCTGGCAGCTGAATTTGGTTCGACGCCAAACAAGCAGGGAAAGCTTGGAAGGCAACATGTAGCAAATGTAACAGTTACACACTTACGATCTGAGAAGTATTATGAGGAACTGGCAAGCTCTATTTTCTGTGGTGTACTGCCGGGGGATGGCTGGAGTGGGCGCATGGAAGACAGCATGCTTCAAGGATGCATTCCTGTCATAATACAGGTGCCACAGCATTCATTtcttgtactccctctgtcccgaaAAGTATGtcacagatttgtctaaattcatgTAGATACAtcggaatttagacaaatctgcgacatccttttcgggacggagggagtattgcaAGTCAGGGAAACCTATAGTCCTATAATGTGTATCTGACAAGACTAAATAACAGAGCAACTAATTATGTGATCATACCTACCTGCTTTCGTGGCTTAAATTGTAGGATGGAATATTTCTTCCCTACGAGAATGTGCTTAATTACAACAGTTTTGCAGTCCGCATACAAGAAGATGACATCCCAAACCTCATTACAGTCCTCCAAGTATGTGTTTATGCTTATTTTCCTTCTCATTTCTTTTGTGCATGACCTGTGCAGTTTGCTTACTATTTTCTTACTCACCAGGGAATGAACGAAACGCAAATTGAGTTTATGTTAGGAAATGTTCGCCAGATCTGGCAGAGGTTCTTTTACCGCGACACTATATTGCTAGAAGCACAGAGGCAGAAAAAATTGTACACTGAAGAGGCGCCCTGGTCAGTTGAGGTTTCGAAATTAGAAGATAATGATGATGTCTTTGCAACTTTTatacaggtaactgctgaaaaaaAAATCGAGTGAATTTTCTCCATTTACCTGGTTTGAAACTAGATGATAGGGTTGAAAGTCGTACTTTTCATTTTCAGTAGCGAGGCATTATACATTGCGTGTTTGCATTGCTGAGGAAGAATGCTTTTACAGGTATTGCATTATAAATTATACAATGACCCTTGGCGGCAAGGTCTCGTCCAAGAAAAGGAAACAGGGTTGCCGAACATCTGCTCAAAGGCTTCCTGAGTTGCAAACTGTGAAGAAGATAAGCGTAGGAGTATTTCTTGACGTAGTAGAAGAAAAAGATTCCAAAAAGTGTATATGTGGTCCTCTAAAGGGATCTGTAGAGTTTCTTACATACAGGATACCTCTGAATGGAACTGAAACTTACCTTGTCGGTTTCAGTTATTGACAGACTTGTTGTTTTGACAAATAACGTCAGACCATTCTTTGGAAAACATACTCTGAAAAAGACAGGTTGCAGTAACCTTGTCTTCTTGGTCCGAATTGATGTAATGCCAAGCAAATATTGATTTATAGGTAATATCTTCCTCGGCTGCACAAAAACCATAATTGTGaacatatttagtgtctagatacatctaaattttgataaatcacaTCCCATATGAGACGGGGGATATTTTCCTTGGCTGCACAAAAAAACATAATTTTGAACACTGCGCGGATTAGTTCTGCATAAAGTCCCACTGTATAGTTTTcttcaaggaaaaaaaaaagcactGATGTACACATCCACTGCATCAAGTTATATCGATTGCAATGTGTGCTGCTTAAACAACTGATAACTGTAGCACTTCTTTGCGTCATTTAGCATGCTGATTGAGGACTGGGCAATTACGAGCACTGCTACATTTTTTTCACATATTTTTTCTTCTAATGTTGTGTGCATTGCCCTCTGGACTGGTAGCTGCTAGAGCTGGTCAAACAAGCAGGAGACCGGCCGAATATGAGCTGCCAAGGAGGGGATAGATCTTCAGGAGGGTACGTTCGAGAATCATGGTGGACACATGCGTCGTGTTCGTCCGACGTGGACGGGAAGCACGTGAGGGGCGCGCTCGTGAGAGCAAAAAATGCTGTGAGGTGGGTCTTTATACCGCATTCATACCCTTTATTTGTTATTATTACAATATTACCATGGATCATGACGCTGCATAGGCATATGCATGCCCTGCTAGCCGTAGACGTCGTAGACGTCTCCGACGCGGCGACGCTTATGCCTTCGATTCATATGTACTCGCTCACATATCGTTGGAGATATCGTTCCTCTTCATTCCTTCCTCTGCCTCTATTTATATTGTCACATACAAAGAAATAAATAGATGTATATGTATGCATCAATCGATGTAGATGCTGATTGGTTATACTCCTTTTCAAAAAAAGAATGTATTGACTCAGTGTGTGGTTGTTGAACTGTGTTAGCCGTCGATTATTTTGTGGGATATCATACACAAAAACAAGCAAAACAGGCTCAGACAAACACTAAAATATGCAATATACAAAAATTTGGATAAATAGGATTAcggatttatgataatccatgccacTGCCAGTGATAGCCATGTTAACACACACATATAGAAAGAAAAGGCTTTATTTGTACCCTCCCTTAGTCCCTTTCCTCGTTGACATCGCTTAGTTCCGCCACCACCTTGTTAGTTACTCGATATTAATGACCTTTCAAAGAAAATGTTCGCATCCTTGTGTACTTGCATGAATCTCAATATCCAAATCATATAGAGCGGATTTTTGGAACTTAGCCATGCCCATTCTTGAGATCTCGGCGACTAGACAATTTCATGAATCAGATTGCGGATTCTTGGAACCTAGGTACACAGAAACCCACAAATAGAAAATGAGGGTGCTAGGGTTTAAGATCTTAACCAACTATATCATTCTCATCTTCTCAGTTACATGAAACTTAGCACATGGTCATACTATTTTACAACAAAAATGGCCTCAATATATATGTACATACTGATTGGTAAATTTCAActcaatatatatgtgtgttatTCTGGAATTTAACAAAACATAGAAATACGTTTGCTTTCCAAGTTTTACGAAGTGCTTACAAAGATTCATTATTTTTTAGCACCATTATCGAAAAATTATTTTTTAGCAAGAACCTAGAAAGAGGATTGAACTGGCGGGGTCAGATTTTTGTCACAAGTGTGGCTATGTCTAGACCCGTATTTTTCAATCAGGTGGTTCTTAGCTTTGACCTAGAGAGAAATTATTTCTTACTCGCCTCAGAAATATCAAATTGTAAGAACAGGCGTAGTCATGCACCATCAACATGCATGGTTCGAGAAATAGCTACTCCTTCCGGTCCTAAATAATATTTTATAAAGGGAACATATTAATATCACGaatataccaattacatccagcctatgCACCAAAATATTAAAAGACATCAAGGATGCACATAGCtaaaaaagtaaaagagagaaatataaaacaaagacCCGTCGTAGTGATGAAATAGTCGCAACAACAACACTATAAAAAGTTCTCCAAAAGTGACGCctccaaaaaagaaaaacaatgcaTAAGCGTTGTCATCGCCCGGCTAAAAATCTTGAGTTTTCATCCTGAAGAGAGATTGAGTTTCTTAAATAGTTAAATCAACGACGAGTATTTAGAGCCGGAGGGAGTAGATCTTTTATCAAAGGGCTCAATATTTGTTTACTTAATCAAGAAATTCAATTTGTTTGCTCcaaggaaaagaaaaaatagaaagcGGGGTTTTTTACGAAACTTCATAGATCATAATGCACAACACAatgtacccccccccccccccatatttTTTCgtattttttgaaaacttggaaGTGTGACATCCGACAATGGGTTGCGggtgcaactagttgcaaatgagattTTTCCGTTGATTGGCTACTTTAATGGCTACAAGGGTGCACGTGGTCTTGGCATTAATAATTACGGAAGAATCTTTATTGGTATTTACAAGTTTGTGGTTTGGTATTTGATTTCGGTTGCCTTTAGAAAAGTATAAGATAATGTaatggaagaagaaagaatttgAAGACCTGAAAGATTGACTTTCTAGACTTTGTTTTATAATTGCTAGATACGGCTTatttatctctaccatgtactatttactACTTTAAATATATGTGCAATGAAGTCAATCTTTTGTTTGCTCAAaggaaaagtaaaaaaaatagaaaacgaATTTGAGTTTTTTTGTGCTTGGGAAGAGCTAGTGCATCGTGCATCCAGGAGATGCCCTAACGGTCACATGCGTCGATCGGGAAGCTCAGTCACGTTCACGCTCACAGGTCTTGCAAAAGCGCGACACTGTCGTGCCAACATGCATGCATGCGTCCTCTTCCATCCATGGATGGATCCCCGGCCGTGACAACATTTAAACCCCATGCGATCCGTCACACCCCAACCCCGCGCTCCCTACTTATCCTCCATCGGCTCCATCGTCAGTTCGTCACACTCCCCTCACCACTTCACTACACCCCACACTCCTAAACCTCACTCCCAAACTTCAAACTTCAAATTCCCCCGCTCCTGCGCACACGTAAGTTTCGCGCATTTCatcgagctagctagctagctgcagGCTCCATCATGCGCGCTGCCTGAATATATATATTGTTGGGTGATCGATCTGATACGTCGCTGCCGTCGCGCGTGCAGGAGCGAGGTCGATCATGGAGAGCTACGTGCGGAAGCGGTCGTGGAAGAAGGGCCCGACGAGGGGGAAGGGCGGGCCGCAGAACGCCGCCTGCGAGTACCGGGGCGTGCGGCAGCGGACGTGGGGCAAGTGGGTGGCGGAGATCCGCGAGCCCAACAAGCGCGCCCGCGTCTGGCTCGGCTCCTTCGCcaccgccgaggaggccgcgCTCGCCTACGACGAGGCCGCGCGGAAGCTCTACGGGCCCGACGCCTTCCTCAACCTGCCCCACCTCCGcgcggcctccgccgccgccgccggagctggATCCGCCACCTCCGCGGCGCATCACCGGATGATCAGGTGGCTCCCTGCGTCCGGTGTCTCCTCCGGCTCCAGGGGCTGTGGCTCCGCGGTGCCTTCGTACGGCCTCCTCAACCTCAACGCGCAGCACAACGTGCACGTCATACACCAGAGGCTGCAGGAGCTCAagaactcctcctcctcgccgaccAAGCCGCCGTCCAGGAggactccgcctccgcctccgcctcctctcgCCGCCTCGTCTCCTTCCTCCACGGTGACCACCAACGCAATGCCGCCCTCCGAGTCGTGCTTCTACTCCCTGGAGCACGCGATGGCGCCGTACGAGGGCGCGCCGTGCGAGAGCGTGGGCGCCCCGGGCTTCGGCGGCGGCAAGCCCCAGCTCGACCTCAAGGAGTTCCTGCAGCAGATCGGCGTGCTCCGGGACGACGACGGGGGCGGCGCAGCGCTCGGGAAGGATCAGGGTACCGGCGAGGTGGCGGACGCGTTTGGGTTCGGCGGCGGCAACAACGGTGGCGCGGAGTTCGACTGGGATGCGCTGGCCGCCGACATGAGCGACATCGCGGCCGGAGGTCATGGTGGCGGCGCGCTGGGCGTGAATGGGGCGTTCCACATGGACGATCTCGACCAGTTCGGCTGCATGCCCATCCCTGTATGGGACATCTGATCTTAGCCCATGCATAAGCTTCGCTTGAAAAAAAATTACTGTCCGATCGTTTAATTATGTATGAGGTTTAGCCTCCAAGTTCATCTAGTTTTGAGGTTTTATAAGTTTGGCATGAATTTTTCATCGACCTGCAATGAAGTTTTAGATCTCTTACCATCTTCTATAAGCTTAGCAGTTTACGAGCGCCTGAACTTCTGCCAGGTGAAGAATCATTTAGTGGTACCAAAATAAATTTTAGGCGCATGAAAAAAATTTAAGACCATGCTAGCAAAACAACAGAGAAAGGaaacaccaaggccaacatgttcTGATCTGGTAACTCGGATCTAAAAGAAAATATGAATATGAATGACTTGAAACAATCATAGTCAGATAGCATCTCATAAGGAAGATCCAACCCAAACACCAAGGCTGTAAGGCTATGCAAGGGTGCAAGAACATGTTTTGATCAGGTCCACTAAGGATCTCAAACCAAAATTTTACAAGCTAAAAATTGATACTGAGACAGCATATCATAAGGAATTGATCCAAAGCAAGATCCACTGCTATCACATCAGGAGCTCCAAACTTACCCAACATATGAGATAAATACATCAACAAATGAACTTTTTGCGCACATGAAAGTAGTAGGAAAATTGTATCAGACTGCCCACAAGAAAGCATTCACAATCAGTGCAAAACATTAGTCATACCACCAAAAACATTGGTGGAGACAAGACAAATGCTACTACAGAGTACCAAACAATAATATTGCATCCTTATGCTGATACCTTGGGTCATTTCCCGAATCATTATTCAGGTATTACATCACCTCAACAGCCAGTAGCTTCCCAGTTGTATTGCCGCTACAATGGCAAATAAAGGGGCATATGCTGACACAGCAATGCCCACGGCCTACTGAAGACTGAATTATTTTGTCCGGTACAGTGCCAAATCAAGTTACTTTTACTTGTATATGAGAGCATCCCTCCCAGGTCCAACACCAATGTAGTGGATTGGAACACCGACAAGCTCTTCTATCCTCTCCACATAACGACGGGCAGCTTGGGGTAGCTCACTGTAACTCCGAACTGAAGAAATGTCACTGTCCCAGCCAGGAAGCACCTCATAGTTGACCTGAAACATGACACGAACATATGAGCATATGAAGCATGTCTATTCTAACCTTTCATTTAAATGTAAGCAATTACTGCCAAATTGGTAATGCTATCGGTTTGCAAGAGCAGACTGTACATTAGCGATTTAACTGTATCTTGCAACCAGAGAAAGAAGAACACATTTTGCATACAACATAATCATGAATTATTCCAGGGTACTATTGCTCAGCCATGTTAACCCAACAAACAGAAatatgacacaataattcttacctGCACTTGCTCTAGGGTGTCAAGATCGCCTGGGAAGGACTGTAATTTCTGTCCATCGATTTGATTATAAGAAACACCCAGCTTAATTTCTGGTAAcccagacagaacatcaagttttgTCAGATTAAGAGATGAAAACCCGTTGATGTCACAGCAGTATTTCAGTGCAACAATGTCAAGCCAGCCACAACGTCTTGGTCGACCTGTTGTCGTCCCAAATTCCATTCCAGCCTTCCTAAGAGCATCCCCATCCTCTCCAAGTAGTTCTGTTGGGAAAGGACCAGAGCCAACCCTTGTTGTGTAAGCTTTTACCTGCATGTAAAGTAGTGGATTAGACAAGTGTTATATCACAGAAAGATGACGGTTAAATTACACTAATTTAAACTTACAACTCCAATCAGGTCGCCAATAACCCTAGGGGCAATCCCAAGGCCGGTGCATATTCCACCAGCAGAAGGGCTAGAAGAAGTCACAAATGGATAAGTTCCGAAATCGATATCCAACATAGTTGCTTGACCACCTTCAACAAGAATTTTCTTCTTCTGTCGGATAGATTCATTTAACACATGAACTGTATCAGCAATGAAGGGCTCCAAACGCTCTGCAAACCTCTTGTACCTCTCAACCTCTTCGTTGAGCATGCTTTTGCTGTACTTGAAGCCTTCAAACCTCGCAGCAGCATCTTCAAATAAAACATCAAGCTTATCACCAAAAGTGTCCATGTGCCTTAGATCACAAACTCGCAGTCCATTTCGAGTGACCTTGCTGGAATAGCAAGGCCCAATGCCTCTCTTAGTCGTCCCGATAAAGGAATTTGCTAGCTCAGCTTCCCTAAGTCCATCTACAGTCTGATGCAGATCAAAGAGCAAGTGGGCTCGGTCAGAGACCAGTATTCTTCCATCACAACTGACTCCATTGGATTGAAGACCATCAATTTCACCAAAGAACCCTGGTACATGGATCACTGCTCCATTGCCAACAACACACAGTGTTCCCTCATGGAGAATACCGGATGGAACAAGATGAAGGGCAAACTTCTTGCCTTCAGAGTTGTAGATGGTGTGTCCAGCATTTGCTCCACCCTGTTCGTTTAGTCATCAAAGGGTTAATTATCCTGATTTTTTGTTCTGTTCCATGTGTGCTCTAGGAACTCAGATGAAGGGCTACAAAACTTAAGAGAAACTGCCAGCTGGCGGTGATCACTTATGCTACATATCAATAATTTTATTTACAAATACACACCAAAAAATCATTGGAGAAACAAAGATTAATCTTGGCAACTGAAGAAACTCAAGGGTAGGGGAATGTAAACTAAACAAGAGAATGGAAATAGGTAAGCATGTCAAACTCACAAAAATGCAGACATGAACTTCCaggagcagcagtaatagtagctTATTTCAACAAAAACTGCTGCTACAAAGGTTGCAAGAAGCGACGAACCACTAGCCCGAAAATGAAAGAGTAAACAAAACAACAAAAGTACCCAAGAGGCCTAATGAAGATTATGGTAAACAACAAAAGTACCCAAGAAGCCTAATGCAGATTATGGTAAAACCTCAGACGTGAGTTAAACGGATCAGATTTTTTACCCACCAAAACATACAATCTTGCACATAATATTGCCACACTACAGGGCACAGATTGGTCATGGTGCTTTTATGCATGGATGGAAACACTACATGGATAATTAATCCTGATGTGTCTTAAACATCAGGAAGTTCTCTCTAGTGTCACCGTTTATGTCTAGGTGTTGAAGATTTCATTTCGTTTGCCATCTAAAAGACAGGAGGTTAACACCCATCTTTAATCATTATAGCTACTTTGACCAA contains:
- the LOC124694807 gene encoding dehydration-responsive element-binding protein 2E-like, with product MESYVRKRSWKKGPTRGKGGPQNAACEYRGVRQRTWGKWVAEIREPNKRARVWLGSFATAEEAALAYDEAARKLYGPDAFLNLPHLRAASAAAAGAGSATSAAHHRMIRWLPASGVSSGSRGCGSAVPSYGLLNLNAQHNVHVIHQRLQELKNSSSSPTKPPSRRTPPPPPPPLAASSPSSTVTTNAMPPSESCFYSLEHAMAPYEGAPCESVGAPGFGGGKPQLDLKEFLQQIGVLRDDDGGGAALGKDQGTGEVADAFGFGGGNNGGAEFDWDALAADMSDIAAGGHGGGALGVNGAFHMDDLDQFGCMPIPVWDI
- the LOC124701573 gene encoding adenylosuccinate synthetase, chloroplastic, with amino-acid sequence MSLSTLNHPAATAAAATGRRGRSLSPAVPAPPSVRLSRRRLPAPVAASALAVEADAAADRVSALSQVSGVLGSQWGDEGKGKLVDVLAPRFDIVARCQGGANAGHTIYNSEGKKFALHLVPSGILHEGTLCVVGNGAVIHVPGFFGEIDGLQSNGVSCDGRILVSDRAHLLFDLHQTVDGLREAELANSFIGTTKRGIGPCYSSKVTRNGLRVCDLRHMDTFGDKLDVLFEDAAARFEGFKYSKSMLNEEVERYKRFAERLEPFIADTVHVLNESIRQKKKILVEGGQATMLDIDFGTYPFVTSSSPSAGGICTGLGIAPRVIGDLIGVVKAYTTRVGSGPFPTELLGEDGDALRKAGMEFGTTTGRPRRCGWLDIVALKYCCDINGFSSLNLTKLDVLSGLPEIKLGVSYNQIDGQKLQSFPGDLDTLEQVQVNYEVLPGWDSDISSVRSYSELPQAARRYVERIEELVGVPIHYIGVGPGRDALIYK
- the LOC124701572 gene encoding uncharacterized protein LOC124701572 gives rise to the protein MLTIRSTKWPLSFLGVAGALVILVTAVHVFMVPILPSSLDFSGARRGIDRPRNVLPGVEIVDSRLMGQFPADSYGAVTFRGAPWKAEIGRWLAGCHAGSSTVDITEVVGAKRCEKDCSGHGVCNYDLGECRCFHGYAGKGCEEVLKLECNLPSSPEWPVGRWIVSICPAQCDTTRTMCFCGPGTKYPDRPLAEACGFKTISPAKPGDPKLTNWKTPDPDVFTTNSSKLGWCNVDPEDAYSSKVNFKQECDCKYDGLWGQFCETHVECSCINQCSGHGHCRGGFCQCDSGYFGIDCSVPSAYSIAYDWPLWLRPPVNSSDPKNLSHIPINVSAVVQKKRPLIYVYDLPAEFDSHLLEGRHYKLECVNRIYDEKNRTIWTRQLYGAQIALYESILASPHRTLNGDEADYFYVPVLDSCLITRSDDAPHLLMPEDLRLRSYHTLEYYRMAYDHIAQRYPYWNRTSGRDHIWFFSWDEGACYAPKEIWNSMMLVHWGNTNTKHENSTTAYWADNWDDIPLDRRGDHPCFDPTKDLVLPAWKDPDPAAIWLKLWERPRSNRRTLFYFNGNLGSAYEQGRPEDTYSMGIRQKLAAEFGSTPNKQGKLGRQHVANVTVTHLRSEKYYEELASSIFCGVLPGDGWSGRMEDSMLQGCIPVIIQDGIFLPYENVLNYNSFAVRIQEDDIPNLITVLQGMNETQIEFMLGNVRQIWQRFFYRDTILLEAQRQKKLYTEEAPWSVEVSKLEDNDDVFATFIQVLHYKLYNDPWRQGLVQEKETGLPNICSKAS